CGGGCCTATCACCGTTTTCAGTGAGGACATGTGCAGGGGATATTTTTTTTCTATGCTGTCCATTGTTGAAATTATTATGTTCTTTGAAATACCTCTCCATCCGGCGTGTATGATACCGGCGAAAGACGCCTGCGCGTCATAAAAATAAACCGGTATGCAGTCGGCCGTGTAAATAAGCAGCACCACATTCTTGTCGCGGGTGACAAGGGCGTCAACATCCGCCAGCGGGCTGAGGGCCTGCACATCAACCTCTTTCAAAACCGTGCCGTGCGACTGGCCGGCGTAAACAGGCACAGCACCGGAGAAATGCCTTCTCGCGAAGGCCTCCATATTCGCGCTGTCTTTCATGTCGCCGCTGGCCCGGAAAGAAAATAA
The genomic region above belongs to Candidatus Omnitrophota bacterium and contains:
- a CDS encoding polyphenol oxidase family protein, whose translation is MGKTVTEDFADFSKYLGSGVSALFSFRASGDMKDSANMEAFARRHFSGAVPVYAGQSHGTVLKEVDVQALSPLADVDALVTRDKNVVLLIYTADCIPVYFYDAQASFAGIIHAGWRGISKNIIISTMDSIEKKYPLHMSSLKTVIGP